Proteins from one Pyrococcus kukulkanii genomic window:
- a CDS encoding indolepyruvate oxidoreductase subunit beta, producing MKEYNIVITGVGGQGILTAANLLGWAALRAGYKVRVGEVHGMSQRFGSVIAYVRFGEDVYGAMVPEGKADVILSFEPVEALRYINYLKKGGLVFTNARPIPPVQVSMGLAKYPSMEEIKRIVEEEFGGKFLAFDAEKLAIEAGHVITTNVVLIGALTQTPGFPLSPEHVKEVIRLSVPPKAVEVNMKAFDLGVKAAKEMLGL from the coding sequence CAGCAAATCTATTGGGCTGGGCTGCGCTTAGGGCTGGATATAAGGTGAGGGTTGGGGAAGTTCACGGAATGAGTCAGAGATTCGGTTCGGTCATTGCTTACGTCAGGTTCGGGGAGGACGTTTATGGTGCAATGGTTCCCGAAGGGAAGGCTGATGTCATCTTGAGCTTTGAGCCCGTTGAGGCTTTGAGGTACATCAACTACCTAAAGAAGGGTGGTTTAGTGTTTACGAATGCTAGGCCAATTCCCCCCGTTCAAGTCTCAATGGGATTAGCTAAGTACCCAAGCATGGAAGAAATAAAGAGAATCGTTGAGGAAGAGTTCGGCGGGAAGTTCTTGGCATTCGATGCCGAAAAGCTGGCCATTGAAGCGGGGCACGTAATAACGACCAACGTCGTTTTAATCGGAGCACTAACCCAGACCCCAGGATTTCCACTTTCCCCCGAACACGTTAAAGAGGTTATAAGGCTGAGCGTCCCACCGAAGGCAGTAGAAGTCAACATGAAGGCCTTTGACCTCGGCGTGAAAGCAGCTAAAGAGATGCTTGGCCTTTAA